ACTGGATGTTATCCATCAGTCGTGTGGTGATGAACAGAGTGATGATCTGAACCCCCAGTAGGACGATACCCACGGCTCCTATCAGGCCTGTGTGCTGCTCTATCCAGCGGGACATGCCCCCCAGACAGCCCCCCAGGAAGATGACGCTCTGAGCAGAGAACTCATCCAGCTGCTGGGATCTTACTCCACACTGGGAGTTCCACACCGTGCCGTTctccagagggtccacacagcaGGTAGCAGGGACCCCACAGGACAGCACCCCCGGGGCAGAGCAGTTATAGTACCTGGGATGAAGAGGACATAGGAGGGGAGAAGCAATTCAATTGGCTGCTTGGATAATGTTATGTGACATAAAATAAATAACCCTAGTTATGTAACATATCATCTTTGACAGatttatattttatacattttattttatctttgttCATACATGTTATTCTCTGAGATGAACTCTATTTTACAAGAGAGACCTGCTCATAACTAACAAAACTATCAAAATGATAGTAACAACCCACATGGACAGACATCAGTTCACAAGGCTGTGTGTCAGTCAATGGACCATGTCATCGCAAGTCATCATGTCAATGGTCTGGTCAGTCACATCTCACTCACATGTTGACCTCCCAGTCTCTGTAGGTGTCGGCCCCGCAGCACTGCAGTCCTATCTGGATCTCATCTGTGATGAACCTCAGGTCCAGGTCATCCTGGTAACGTACCATGGCAGCCAGCATACCTGACCTCAGGTATCCCTCTATCTGTCCCTGCAGGCTGTAGGCCACAATGGCCGCTAGGACCTGGGCTGCTACCAGGACCAGCACGGTGGCTGAGAAGACCTGGAGCAGGCAGCAGTTCTCTCTCAGAGCCCCCACACAGCCAGACAGGCAGAGGATAGACAGCACCAAGCCCAGCACCACAAACACCAGCATGGGGTCGGTGCTGATCTGTCCTATTTTCTCCTGAGCGAAGGATTCCTTGTTGATGAGGCCCCACAGTCCCAGGGCCAGGACCACCAGGCCTAGCACCGTGAAGAGGAGGTTGCTGAAGAACAGGAGGTACTTGAGAAGGCAGTCTCTCAGGGAGAAGGGCCTGCTACGGGCTCTGGGTTTTACCTCCCTGGTTCTACCCTGGTTCCCTGGTCCATCATTCGGTCCTGGTTCTGGAGCCTGTTCTTCTGTGCTGCTCTCATCAGTCCCCTGGAGGACTCCTGACAACTCTCGATCTGTGTCTGTCTTCAAAGAGGAAAGAGAACAGACAATAAACAATGAGATTTCACTGAGGCAAAAACAACTCATCAAGTTCTGTCTGTAATG
This sequence is a window from Oncorhynchus mykiss isolate Arlee chromosome 13, USDA_OmykA_1.1, whole genome shotgun sequence. Protein-coding genes within it:
- the LOC110487478 gene encoding tetraspanin-10-like, producing the protein MRRLQSMRWFSFPWLRRETSQTETSPLIPKTDTDRELSGVLQGTDESSTEEQAPEPGPNDGPGNQGRTREVKPRARSRPFSLRDCLLKYLLFFSNLLFTVLGLVVLALGLWGLINKESFAQEKIGQISTDPMLVFVVLGLVLSILCLSGCVGALRENCCLLQVFSATVLVLVAAQVLAAIVAYSLQGQIEGYLRSGMLAAMVRYQDDLDLRFITDEIQIGLQCCGADTYRDWEVNMYYNCSAPGVLSCGVPATCCVDPLENGTVWNSQCGVRSQQLDEFSAQSVIFLGGCLGGMSRWIEQHTGLIGAVGIVLLGVQIITLFITTRLMDNIQCSKATS